In Paenibacillus hexagrammi, the following are encoded in one genomic region:
- a CDS encoding DegT/DnrJ/EryC1/StrS family aminotransferase — translation MAIMFSAPQVEYELIREEWLNALSHLGEKGVFVGGPSVTDFEESFAAYSGTAYCVGVNSGTDALYLALKALEIGPGDEVIAPVNTFIATVNAIYHTGAKPVLVDCGTDYLMDMAQARSLVTARTKAVIPVHLYGQMADMNHLRQWAPDQDIAIVEDGAQAVGSRMDGRPAGSWGTMGCFSFYPDKNLGALGDGGAICLSSQAVTSHLRKLRNHGGEIRYVHEFPGYNSRLDPIQACALKLKLTHIEKWCQHRRQVAAWYDEYLDGIEAVTRPALILDGSHSYHLYVIRVVNGQREALKKFLQKKGILTAIHYPSPIHLTPAYADLGGKQGQFPNAERYADEILSLPMHIAMTESLVAKVAEEIRSFFS, via the coding sequence ATGGCGATTATGTTCTCAGCCCCTCAAGTTGAATATGAGCTGATCCGTGAAGAATGGTTGAACGCTCTGTCGCATCTTGGAGAGAAAGGAGTGTTTGTGGGCGGGCCCAGTGTTACAGATTTTGAAGAATCCTTTGCTGCATACTCCGGCACAGCGTATTGTGTGGGGGTGAATAGTGGTACGGATGCTTTATACCTGGCGCTTAAGGCACTTGAAATAGGGCCAGGGGATGAAGTGATAGCACCTGTCAATACGTTCATTGCTACAGTGAATGCGATTTACCACACAGGCGCCAAGCCTGTCCTGGTAGACTGCGGAACCGATTATCTTATGGATATGGCACAGGCTCGTTCTCTGGTCACAGCTCGGACCAAAGCCGTGATTCCTGTTCATTTATATGGTCAAATGGCAGATATGAATCATTTGAGACAATGGGCTCCGGATCAAGATATTGCTATCGTGGAGGACGGCGCTCAAGCTGTTGGTTCCCGAATGGACGGGAGGCCCGCAGGAAGCTGGGGGACTATGGGCTGCTTTAGCTTTTATCCAGATAAAAATTTGGGAGCCTTAGGAGATGGGGGAGCCATCTGCTTATCTTCGCAAGCAGTAACATCCCATTTGCGCAAGCTGAGAAATCATGGTGGAGAGATTCGTTATGTTCACGAATTCCCGGGGTATAACAGCCGCTTGGACCCCATTCAAGCTTGTGCCTTAAAGCTAAAGCTTACGCATATTGAAAAATGGTGCCAACACAGACGCCAGGTCGCTGCCTGGTATGACGAATATTTAGACGGAATTGAAGCTGTAACAAGACCCGCCCTGATACTTGACGGTAGTCACAGCTATCACCTCTACGTCATTCGTGTCGTGAACGGTCAACGGGAAGCGCTAAAGAAGTTTCTGCAAAAGAAAGGAATCCTAACGGCCATTCATTATCCTTCACCCATTCATTTAACTCCCGCATATGCCGATCTGGGCGGCAAGCAAGGACAGTTTCCCAATGCTGAACGCTATGCGGACGAAATTCTATCTCTTCCGATGCATATTGCCATGACGGAATCTTTAGTAGCCAAGGTAGCGGAGGAAATCCGCAGCTTCTTCAGTTAG
- a CDS encoding DUF6005 family protein, which translates to MLIIRKWESSKWYIEDPYLGWKGCIGHKEMEAAFYYKNLAMGIRLDISGLHAPDTEQISCLMTEEMNTPPGLLVKEVEKFINSVNTQHDGQPSMKLFSFIEHIRIISKRMKAYPLVFAYFAQGRHDEAKEGIRLAVELFHSWEVLLLCIARLAIVGSRMDFSRITQQLKQIAILEADVRKELFRIYALWKNEKL; encoded by the coding sequence GTGCTGATCATCAGGAAATGGGAGAGCTCTAAGTGGTACATCGAGGATCCTTATTTAGGATGGAAAGGCTGTATCGGACATAAGGAGATGGAAGCTGCATTCTATTATAAGAATTTGGCTATGGGGATACGGCTTGATATTTCCGGGCTTCATGCTCCGGACACAGAGCAGATCAGCTGCCTGATGACCGAGGAGATGAATACTCCACCCGGTCTGTTGGTCAAGGAAGTTGAGAAGTTCATAAATTCCGTGAATACGCAACATGACGGACAACCTTCCATGAAGCTGTTCTCCTTCATTGAGCATATACGAATCATATCCAAAAGAATGAAAGCATACCCGTTGGTTTTCGCATATTTCGCTCAAGGAAGGCATGACGAAGCAAAAGAGGGGATACGGCTAGCCGTGGAGCTATTCCATTCATGGGAAGTCCTGCTTCTATGTATCGCTCGACTCGCCATTGTGGGCAGCCGTATGGATTTTTCGCGGATTACACAACAATTGAAACAGATTGCTATCCTGGAGGCAGATGTTAGAAAAGAGCTTTTTCGAATATACGCACTATGGAAAAACGAGAAGCTGTGA
- a CDS encoding Gfo/Idh/MocA family protein, producing MMPPSPMRLGMIGFGRIVELIHLPVVKRLKGIEVAGVYDITPERLRLAERRGFHTYTDLDELLSTPLDAVLVATPHQSHYSIAALALRAGKHVILEKPVTLTSEEAIQLKQLAQSSGKVITVFHNRRYDSDFELVKQVIAGGELGPLLSVSRRHHSFGSGAPFGVKSFYPNWRNEAYYGGGALLDWGVHLIDQLLQLQAGKFRRITATLQNMRWLQGDVEDYVQATICTDQDIMVSLDINFGSYANTPMWVVGGEAGTLEVISDREATIYLKDSKPRTIELKPSLLDGPCTIYASFLAHLQEGKPLAITIDEAVETMRVVDAIRQSAAQRKEVLYGDYVLSPSS from the coding sequence ATGATGCCCCCATCACCTATGAGGCTAGGTATGATCGGCTTTGGTCGAATCGTGGAATTGATTCATTTGCCTGTGGTGAAGCGATTGAAGGGGATCGAGGTGGCCGGTGTATACGATATCACTCCGGAACGTCTTCGTTTAGCGGAGAGGAGAGGCTTTCATACTTACACAGATCTGGATGAGCTGCTGTCGACTCCCCTGGATGCCGTGTTGGTCGCAACGCCGCATCAGAGTCATTATTCGATAGCGGCCCTGGCACTTCGAGCAGGCAAGCATGTCATTTTAGAAAAGCCCGTCACCTTAACTTCCGAGGAAGCCATCCAATTGAAGCAGCTTGCGCAGAGCTCCGGCAAAGTGATCACCGTTTTCCACAATCGGCGTTATGACAGCGATTTTGAGTTGGTTAAGCAAGTAATAGCAGGCGGTGAATTGGGACCCCTTCTGTCTGTTAGCAGACGGCATCATTCCTTCGGATCGGGAGCTCCCTTTGGGGTTAAATCCTTTTACCCTAATTGGCGCAATGAAGCCTATTATGGCGGAGGGGCTTTACTTGATTGGGGAGTGCATCTCATTGATCAATTGCTGCAGCTTCAAGCGGGTAAGTTCCGCCGGATCACCGCAACACTCCAAAACATGCGCTGGTTGCAAGGTGACGTGGAAGATTATGTGCAAGCCACCATTTGTACAGATCAAGACATTATGGTATCCCTTGATATTAATTTTGGTTCCTATGCCAATACGCCCATGTGGGTAGTCGGAGGGGAAGCGGGCACTCTTGAGGTAATTTCGGACCGGGAGGCTACTATTTATCTGAAGGACAGTAAGCCGAGGACAATCGAGCTGAAGCCGTCTCTGCTTGACGGCCCCTGCACGATATATGCATCATTCCTTGCTCACTTGCAGGAAGGTAAGCCGCTCGCGATTACGATTGACGAGGCGGTAGAAACGATGCGCGTTGTAGATGCCATCCGGCAATCCGCTGCACAGCGGAAGGAGGTTCTATATGGCGATTATGTTCTCAGCCCCTCAAGTTGA
- a CDS encoding acyl carrier protein, producing the protein MMTLPSSKAMTADLKHLIAEVIEKPELEYVLDMEQAIEEYGIDSMKIIRLIVLIESRFNIAFADEELVLDNFSTLQSIADKVLAKCGVHS; encoded by the coding sequence ATGATGACTTTACCTAGCAGCAAGGCCATGACAGCTGATTTAAAACATTTGATTGCTGAGGTGATCGAAAAGCCCGAGCTGGAGTATGTGTTGGACATGGAACAGGCCATTGAAGAATACGGCATTGATTCTATGAAAATCATCCGATTAATCGTATTGATCGAGAGCCGCTTTAACATTGCCTTTGCAGATGAAGAGCTTGTTCTAGACAATTTCTCAACCCTACAGAGTATCGCGGACAAGGTATTGGCCAAGTGCGGAGTTCATTCATGA
- a CDS encoding ABC transporter ATP-binding protein, whose amino-acid sequence MRTYQKVRWSQTVAVFLLSFLSLGLNLYQPYLLSRFIDRVLIKGQHELMLPILSAYLGIVLVSVVLTILQQTVSRYLEINQILDLRGAVLRHLRKIPITEIEKNGTGKYLEFMGNDTSAVASFFVFIFVEFLTLYLQMVAAVVILFFMDWRLGAIALISIPVTLCVPRLLRAPLKTAAENIRTHNQEIGSYLVQSINGSREIRAYGLEEWEQRRNRHMYKGLIRASTFEGLFRHVTGQSGILIISITVTLLYGLGSKQVAIGTITVGMMIASIQYIYTALQPIQAINQLYGHLINSEVAMSRLDKFLNSPVENAAQMETREVPHPIHQEAVVSARNLSVSYDGIPLLKGIDLDIGRGQLAVLVGRSGSGKTTLFRVLLGFMPIESGELYMNGLSHSHWSRPMLAKHIGVVFQENFLFTGTLFENVALGRPGVSEQDVYRALCEVDLKEYVDSLPDGVHTHLDHQGFQLSGGQRQRVAIARACLKKPDILILDEPTSALDRHSEEQVLRSLRKMMWQKTTIISTHRLDTIMAADVIYVMEKGKIIDRGTHEQLMERCKSYAILIMKQHAQEGRIGDEYTSKLAERT is encoded by the coding sequence TTGAGAACGTATCAAAAAGTCCGTTGGAGCCAAACCGTAGCTGTTTTTTTGCTATCCTTCCTAAGTTTGGGCTTGAATCTGTACCAGCCTTATTTATTGTCGCGTTTCATTGATCGTGTGCTAATAAAAGGGCAACATGAGCTGATGCTGCCGATCCTTTCCGCCTATTTGGGCATCGTGCTTGTTAGCGTAGTTCTGACGATCCTTCAACAAACGGTAAGCCGTTACTTGGAAATCAATCAAATTCTGGATCTGCGGGGGGCGGTACTCCGGCATCTTCGTAAAATTCCCATTACCGAGATCGAGAAGAATGGCACAGGCAAATACCTTGAATTCATGGGGAATGATACCTCAGCCGTGGCCAGCTTTTTTGTATTCATATTCGTGGAGTTCCTTACACTGTATTTGCAAATGGTTGCAGCCGTAGTCATCCTCTTCTTTATGGATTGGCGTTTGGGGGCTATTGCGCTAATCAGTATACCCGTAACGCTGTGCGTCCCCCGTTTGTTGCGCGCACCGCTTAAAACAGCTGCAGAGAATATACGGACCCACAATCAAGAGATCGGATCCTATCTGGTTCAGAGCATTAACGGTTCCCGTGAAATCAGGGCCTATGGACTGGAAGAATGGGAGCAGCGTCGCAACAGGCACATGTATAAGGGCTTGATCAGAGCCAGCACGTTTGAGGGGTTATTTCGTCATGTAACCGGACAGTCCGGTATTCTGATTATCTCGATTACGGTAACTCTGCTGTATGGGTTAGGAAGCAAGCAGGTAGCAATCGGGACGATTACTGTAGGCATGATGATAGCGTCCATTCAATATATATACACGGCTTTGCAGCCGATTCAAGCTATAAATCAACTTTATGGACATTTGATTAACAGCGAGGTTGCCATGTCTAGGCTTGACAAGTTTTTGAATAGTCCGGTAGAGAACGCTGCTCAAATGGAAACCAGAGAAGTGCCTCACCCCATTCATCAAGAAGCGGTTGTTTCCGCACGTAATTTGAGCGTTTCCTATGATGGAATTCCTCTCCTCAAGGGTATTGACCTGGATATCGGCAGAGGACAATTAGCCGTCCTGGTAGGCCGGAGTGGTTCCGGCAAGACTACGCTCTTCCGGGTGCTGCTTGGCTTTATGCCAATTGAGTCCGGTGAGCTTTATATGAATGGGCTGTCTCATTCCCATTGGTCGAGACCCATGCTGGCCAAGCATATTGGCGTTGTGTTTCAGGAGAATTTCCTGTTTACCGGGACTCTGTTCGAGAATGTGGCCTTGGGCAGACCGGGAGTGAGCGAACAGGACGTGTACCGCGCGCTATGTGAGGTGGATCTTAAAGAGTACGTTGATTCACTTCCTGACGGTGTGCATACGCACTTGGATCATCAAGGCTTTCAACTGTCAGGAGGTCAGCGTCAACGAGTGGCTATTGCAAGAGCGTGTCTGAAGAAGCCGGATATTCTCATATTAGACGAGCCTACCTCGGCGCTGGACCGGCATTCGGAAGAGCAGGTATTGAGGTCGCTTCGCAAAATGATGTGGCAGAAGACGACGATTATTTCCACCCATAGGCTGGATACCATAATGGCCGCTGATGTGATTTATGTGATGGAGAAAGGCAAAATCATTGATCGAGGCACCCATGAACAGCTGATGGAACGTTGTAAAAGCTATGCCATTCTGATTATGAAACAGCATGCCCAAGAGGGGAGGATTGGAGATGAGTACACGTCTAAGCTCGCAGAACGAACATAA
- a CDS encoding phosphopantetheine-binding protein, whose product MDNRNQIAGQLKSILSENLELEVPDTLAESLLLYEDLNVDSIMMLQLVVYLEETFEVTVPEEEISPDTFKTVGLVIDYIEALQGAIAS is encoded by the coding sequence ATGGACAATAGAAATCAAATTGCAGGGCAATTAAAAAGTATTTTAAGTGAAAATCTGGAGTTGGAGGTTCCTGACACTTTGGCAGAGTCGCTGCTCTTGTATGAAGATCTGAACGTGGACTCGATTATGATGCTTCAGCTAGTTGTGTATTTGGAAGAGACCTTTGAAGTGACAGTTCCAGAGGAGGAAATCAGTCCGGATACCTTCAAGACGGTCGGTTTGGTCATTGATTATATTGAGGCGCTCCAAGGAGCGATCGCATCATGA
- a CDS encoding macrolide family glycosyltransferase, producing the protein MSKVLFINGPASGHIHPTLGLVEELIAHGEEIVYVASEEYRTKLERLGARFVAYDNFLADKDPWQLGAFMPLVNLILASYEVILPCILQLAETNSFDYLIHDSMYGCGNLVADLLQLPHVSTCSSFVYSERLWSKHSKHNKEFANNYKHMKEFFSLAKRMEEAYGLHRKLQVKDVFFNKGDLNILFTSKELQPEAETLDPSYQFVGPCINDRRDTMDLHVDQASGKKIVYVSLGTVFNNDKIFYGLIFEALRDFDGQVIVSVGERIDMADFDDIPPHFMVRPYIPQLTVLQQADLFITHGGMNSVHEALYFDVPLIVVPIAADQPIVASRIAELGAGRVLDISTLTVEILRESVQDVLLTDTYRHNSSRIGLALRQAGGQQAAIEQINQFKLNFGVEG; encoded by the coding sequence ATGTCAAAGGTGCTGTTCATTAATGGTCCGGCCAGCGGACATATCCATCCAACTTTAGGGCTAGTGGAAGAGCTTATCGCTCACGGCGAAGAAATCGTATACGTTGCAAGTGAAGAGTACCGTACGAAGCTGGAGCGTCTTGGAGCAAGATTTGTTGCCTATGATAATTTTCTGGCGGACAAGGATCCTTGGCAGCTCGGCGCTTTCATGCCCTTAGTCAATCTGATATTGGCATCCTATGAGGTTATCCTCCCTTGTATACTTCAGCTTGCCGAAACGAACTCCTTTGATTATCTGATTCATGACTCCATGTATGGCTGCGGCAATCTCGTAGCGGACCTATTGCAGCTTCCACACGTTTCCACTTGCTCTTCATTCGTATATTCCGAGCGTCTGTGGAGTAAGCATTCTAAGCACAACAAGGAATTTGCGAACAATTACAAGCATATGAAAGAATTTTTTTCTTTGGCTAAGAGAATGGAAGAAGCATACGGCCTACACCGCAAACTGCAAGTGAAAGATGTTTTCTTCAATAAGGGTGATCTGAATATATTGTTCACCTCTAAGGAGCTGCAACCTGAAGCCGAGACACTGGATCCAAGTTATCAATTTGTAGGACCATGTATCAATGATCGGAGAGATACCATGGATCTACACGTGGATCAAGCTTCCGGGAAGAAAATCGTCTACGTCTCACTAGGAACGGTCTTTAATAACGATAAAATTTTTTATGGTCTGATTTTTGAAGCTCTGCGGGACTTTGATGGTCAAGTGATCGTTTCCGTGGGGGAACGAATAGATATGGCTGATTTTGACGATATCCCGCCGCATTTCATGGTTCGCCCTTATATTCCCCAACTAACGGTGCTTCAGCAAGCAGACCTCTTTATCACCCATGGAGGAATGAACAGTGTACACGAGGCCCTCTACTTCGATGTCCCGCTAATTGTGGTCCCTATAGCTGCTGACCAGCCAATCGTTGCAAGCCGTATTGCTGAATTGGGTGCCGGCCGGGTCCTAGATATCTCTACACTAACGGTTGAAATACTCCGCGAATCTGTTCAGGATGTTCTTCTTACTGATACCTACCGACACAATAGCAGCAGAATCGGACTCGCTTTGCGACAAGCGGGAGGGCAACAAGCTGCTATAGAACAAATAAACCAATTCAAGCTTAACTTCGGGGTAGAGGGCTAG
- a CDS encoding ArsR/SmtB family transcription factor has translation MFKEIPLKPAEEPDVSFKEYETKFKALADEKRLQIMYELTQRGNTCVCDLTEIVDMPQSKLSYHLKILLDAGMITKETRGTWSYYEINQTEVGRILSEQLCCIFKPARTDCC, from the coding sequence ATGTTTAAAGAAATTCCCCTTAAACCTGCTGAGGAACCAGATGTATCCTTCAAAGAGTACGAAACCAAGTTCAAAGCACTTGCTGATGAAAAGCGACTACAGATCATGTATGAGCTTACTCAACGCGGTAACACCTGCGTTTGCGACCTTACAGAAATCGTTGATATGCCTCAGTCTAAGCTTTCTTATCATTTGAAAATTCTGCTGGATGCAGGAATGATCACAAAAGAAACGCGCGGCACATGGAGCTACTACGAGATTAATCAGACAGAGGTAGGGCGAATTCTTTCTGAGCAGCTATGCTGCATTTTTAAACCTGCACGCACGGATTGCTGCTAA
- a CDS encoding DUF6005 family protein codes for MNSPKQILCYLDCYTFLVEQNSDHDYRPMYIGTWNADFEADENGISYFSSQKDSINWPERFQQLYGGKAERWLDHRLSKQQNFACFMELAKKMDSNQALLVMVDLFWLPYSPPVPNQAYSPCADHQEMGEL; via the coding sequence ATGAACAGCCCCAAACAGATTCTGTGCTATCTGGACTGCTATACGTTCTTGGTTGAACAAAACAGCGATCATGATTATCGGCCCATGTATATCGGCACCTGGAATGCGGACTTCGAAGCGGATGAGAATGGAATCTCTTATTTTAGCAGCCAGAAGGATTCGATCAATTGGCCAGAGCGGTTTCAACAATTATATGGAGGGAAGGCAGAGAGGTGGCTGGATCACCGTCTGAGTAAACAGCAGAATTTCGCTTGCTTCATGGAGCTGGCGAAGAAGATGGATTCCAACCAGGCGCTGCTAGTGATGGTTGATCTGTTCTGGCTTCCTTATTCTCCCCCAGTACCAAACCAAGCATATTCCCCATGTGCTGATCATCAGGAAATGGGAGAGCTCTAA
- a CDS encoding ArsI/CadI family heavy metal resistance metalloenzyme, with amino-acid sequence MKRMHVALNCSNLQNSLDFYRAFFGIEPTKVKENYAKFELEDPALHFSLNVRNFEKEGGVLNHLGFQVNDTNEVLRISERLRQSGLLFVDEMNTTCCYAVQDKVWVYDPDGNAWEIFYTKADSVFESAGEQRDSSVCCTPVETTRVTADACCTPSSKNSNDAKPCCN; translated from the coding sequence ATAAAAAGAATGCACGTGGCACTAAACTGTAGCAACCTCCAAAATTCGCTCGATTTCTATAGAGCATTCTTCGGCATAGAGCCAACTAAGGTCAAAGAGAATTATGCTAAGTTTGAGCTTGAAGATCCAGCGCTTCACTTTTCATTAAACGTCCGTAATTTCGAGAAAGAAGGAGGGGTACTTAACCATTTGGGGTTTCAGGTAAATGACACGAATGAAGTACTTAGGATTAGCGAGAGACTCCGCCAGTCCGGGCTCCTTTTCGTAGATGAAATGAATACTACATGCTGTTATGCCGTGCAAGATAAAGTATGGGTATATGATCCCGATGGAAATGCGTGGGAAATTTTTTATACAAAGGCAGACTCCGTTTTCGAAAGTGCAGGAGAGCAGCGCGACAGCTCCGTATGCTGCACTCCAGTGGAAACAACAAGAGTGACAGCTGATGCATGCTGCACGCCCTCAAGCAAGAATAGCAACGATGCAAAGCCTTGCTGTAACTAA
- a CDS encoding methyltransferase domain-containing protein, with product MLHERNEQIKVKLKRMIEKFDDAGMSNHMLRSFDDYLFHRKHLDRLLYMLDLLLPYCQSDKRIADLGSNIVFPYLVRLCSVVQVCDGIAWNFGRCEHFIFREDGTTSITPLDDPNTDIGEESGILVPIHHCDLSRDQIPYGNASFDILTCYETLEHLRCDPMNLMSEANRTLKSEGIFMLTTPNANSISNLTRMIRYESPNFYPPYNQYMDSIEHVKEYSIQEIRLLFESAGFEIIRLETFDHVNSNEFNHNEAYQINYLDADEPTLQKLRAQDDELKHAVMQLLAKDGFSHQYRGDYILVFAKKVSDVKDRYCFPIYEKSEL from the coding sequence ATGCTCCACGAAAGAAACGAGCAAATTAAAGTTAAGTTGAAGCGAATGATCGAGAAATTCGATGATGCGGGGATGAGCAATCATATGCTGCGGAGCTTCGACGACTATCTGTTTCATCGAAAGCATTTGGATCGGTTGCTGTACATGCTGGATTTGTTATTGCCTTACTGCCAGTCGGACAAGCGGATTGCGGATCTGGGAAGCAACATTGTATTTCCATATTTGGTGAGGCTGTGCTCAGTAGTGCAAGTTTGCGATGGCATCGCGTGGAACTTTGGACGATGTGAACATTTTATTTTCAGGGAGGACGGAACTACAAGCATTACACCTTTAGATGATCCGAACACGGATATAGGCGAAGAGAGCGGCATCCTTGTCCCCATACATCATTGCGATCTTTCCAGGGATCAAATTCCCTATGGCAATGCTTCATTTGATATCCTGACGTGCTACGAAACGCTCGAGCATTTAAGATGCGATCCTATGAATCTTATGTCGGAGGCTAACCGGACCTTAAAGTCGGAAGGAATATTCATGCTTACGACACCGAATGCAAATTCAATCTCGAATCTTACACGAATGATCCGGTACGAATCTCCGAACTTTTATCCGCCCTATAATCAATACATGGATTCCATCGAGCATGTCAAAGAATATTCCATTCAGGAAATTCGATTGCTCTTCGAAAGCGCCGGCTTCGAGATCATAAGACTGGAAACGTTCGACCACGTGAATTCGAATGAATTCAACCATAATGAAGCGTACCAAATCAACTATCTCGACGCCGATGAGCCTACTTTGCAAAAATTAAGAGCTCAAGACGATGAGTTAAAGCATGCGGTGATGCAACTGCTAGCTAAAGACGGCTTCTCACATCAATATCGGGGAGATTACATTCTTGTTTTCGCCAAAAAGGTTTCAGACGTGAAGGATCGCTATTGTTTTCCAATATATGAGAAATCAGAGCTTTAA
- a CDS encoding AMP-binding protein, translating to MIQIDREQIDRASFSTKINEFNKFEPFRHPEGKAYAICSHDALGLILSVIYLRGQGASVLLLHPDTPFETAKHMSTQAGCSYLQYGRWDDVCTLDGRAPFSEPGLLQFSSGTTGRPKLIFRSWTEVAAEIQAYNSVLKPEPEEISLIMVPVSHSFGLITGVLAALERGAEAVVVQNKNPKFQLRMIGATERSILYAVPYFYHLLLTLGKDTLHFHKLISSGAALTGSLLKQLQSRSRQVWQQYGCTEIGCISLGEQPLSLWDAGYALPHLQVSIQPAAHPEYGEIVVEKPGGVRIQTRDLGSLTDDGRLRLYGRLDDLINVGGLKVIPMEVESVLERMPGIKETVVFRTHHPVYGEAAKALIVADQEVSGAAVKAWCLTHLPSYKIPNFIELVPKLPRLPSGKISRKLLEEQERSKHGQ from the coding sequence ATGATTCAAATTGACAGAGAACAAATAGATAGAGCCAGCTTCTCAACAAAGATCAATGAGTTTAATAAGTTTGAGCCTTTCCGCCACCCGGAAGGAAAAGCTTACGCGATTTGTTCACATGATGCGCTCGGGCTGATTTTGTCTGTCATCTATCTTCGTGGGCAGGGGGCGTCTGTTCTGCTCCTCCATCCAGATACACCTTTCGAAACAGCAAAGCACATGTCTACACAGGCAGGCTGCTCCTATTTGCAGTATGGGCGTTGGGACGATGTGTGTACATTGGATGGTAGGGCTCCATTCTCGGAGCCGGGCCTTCTGCAATTCAGTTCGGGAACTACAGGCAGGCCGAAGCTCATTTTCCGGTCATGGACAGAAGTAGCAGCCGAGATTCAAGCTTACAACAGTGTGCTGAAGCCAGAGCCTGAAGAGATCTCGCTTATTATGGTACCGGTGTCCCATTCCTTCGGCTTGATTACCGGTGTATTAGCTGCCTTGGAGCGGGGGGCGGAGGCTGTGGTGGTTCAAAATAAGAATCCGAAGTTTCAGCTTCGTATGATAGGAGCGACTGAACGATCCATTTTGTATGCGGTTCCATACTTCTATCATTTGCTCTTAACCTTGGGGAAGGACACACTTCACTTTCATAAGCTGATCAGTTCCGGGGCAGCTCTTACGGGCAGCCTGCTGAAACAGCTGCAAAGCAGATCTCGGCAGGTATGGCAGCAGTATGGCTGTACGGAAATTGGCTGTATTTCCTTGGGAGAGCAGCCGCTCTCGCTTTGGGATGCAGGCTATGCACTTCCACACCTGCAGGTAAGCATACAGCCGGCTGCTCATCCTGAATATGGTGAGATTGTCGTGGAGAAGCCAGGTGGCGTCCGAATCCAAACAAGGGATTTGGGCTCTCTAACTGATGATGGTCGGCTGCGGTTGTATGGAAGATTGGATGACTTGATTAATGTTGGCGGTTTAAAGGTTATACCCATGGAGGTTGAAAGTGTTCTGGAGCGCATGCCGGGGATCAAGGAGACAGTCGTCTTCCGTACCCATCATCCCGTGTATGGCGAAGCGGCAAAAGCGCTGATCGTTGCCGACCAAGAGGTGTCCGGGGCAGCTGTTAAGGCTTGGTGCCTTACCCACTTGCCCTCTTATAAAATTCCCAACTTCATAGAATTGGTGCCAAAGCTGCCCCGGCTGCCTTCCGGCAAAATCAGCAGAAAATTACTAGAAGAACAGGAGCGAAGCAAACATGGACAATAG